One genomic region from Candidatus Chlorobium masyuteum encodes:
- the guaA gene encoding glutamine-hydrolyzing GMP synthase, producing MQSVLVLDFGSQYTQLIARRTRELGIYSEILPYNTTPETIREHNPSAIILSGGPTSVYDENAILPHDGIFSLGIPILGICYGLQAIAKHFGGKVASSLKQEFGRAKILVRRDDNHESMLFRNIPDSDVWMSHGDKVVNLPEGFRVTASSENSEMCAFESSGSKGALKIYALQFHPEVQHSLYGKLLLSNFLIDIAGIKPDWSSKSFIEHQIEDIRQKAGKETVICGISGGVDSTVAAVLVSRAIGKQLHCVFVDNGLLRKNEAEKVMSFLKPLGLRVTLADASDLFLNRLKSVASPEKKRKIIGRTFIQVFEEHMNQEKFLVQGTLYPDVIESVSVKGPSETIKSHHNVGGLPKRMKLKLIEPLRELFKDEVRAVGRELGIAEDILMRHPFPGPGLAVRVLGSLTRERLDILREADEVYIEELKSSGLYQQVWQAFSVLLPVQSVGVMGDKRTYENVLALRAVESTDGMTADWAQLPHDFLARVSNRIINEVRGINRVAYDISSKPPATIEWE from the coding sequence ATGCAATCGGTATTAGTACTTGATTTCGGGTCGCAATACACCCAGTTGATCGCCCGTCGCACACGTGAACTGGGTATCTATTCTGAAATTCTCCCCTATAACACAACCCCTGAAACCATCAGGGAGCACAACCCCTCGGCAATCATTCTTTCGGGCGGGCCGACCAGCGTCTATGATGAAAACGCCATACTGCCTCATGACGGCATCTTTTCACTCGGCATCCCCATACTCGGCATCTGCTACGGCTTGCAGGCCATTGCTAAACATTTCGGCGGAAAGGTTGCCAGCTCACTGAAGCAGGAGTTCGGACGGGCCAAAATCCTGGTCAGGCGCGACGATAATCACGAAAGTATGCTCTTTCGCAACATTCCCGATTCCGATGTCTGGATGAGCCATGGCGACAAGGTTGTCAACCTGCCGGAAGGGTTCAGGGTAACAGCAAGCAGCGAAAACTCCGAGATGTGCGCGTTTGAAAGCTCCGGAAGCAAGGGTGCGCTTAAAATCTATGCGTTGCAGTTTCATCCGGAGGTGCAGCACAGCCTCTACGGCAAGCTGCTGCTCTCCAATTTCCTGATTGATATTGCCGGCATCAAGCCGGACTGGTCATCAAAAAGCTTTATCGAACATCAGATTGAGGATATCCGCCAGAAAGCGGGCAAGGAGACCGTCATCTGCGGCATCAGCGGCGGTGTCGATTCAACGGTAGCAGCAGTGCTTGTAAGCCGGGCCATCGGCAAACAGCTCCACTGCGTCTTTGTCGATAACGGCCTGTTGAGAAAAAATGAAGCGGAAAAGGTGATGAGCTTCCTCAAGCCGCTCGGGCTCAGGGTCACCCTGGCCGATGCTTCTGATCTCTTCCTCAATCGCCTGAAAAGTGTCGCCTCTCCGGAAAAGAAGCGCAAAATCATCGGAAGAACCTTTATCCAGGTCTTCGAAGAGCATATGAATCAGGAGAAGTTCCTGGTGCAGGGAACCCTCTATCCTGACGTCATTGAGAGTGTAAGCGTCAAAGGTCCGTCGGAAACCATCAAGTCGCACCACAATGTCGGCGGTCTGCCGAAACGGATGAAACTGAAGCTTATCGAACCGTTGCGCGAGCTCTTCAAGGATGAGGTTCGTGCCGTTGGACGTGAACTCGGCATCGCCGAGGATATCCTGATGCGCCACCCCTTTCCCGGCCCCGGCCTTGCCGTAAGGGTGCTCGGCTCGCTCACCCGTGAGCGGCTCGACATCCTCCGTGAAGCTGACGAGGTATATATCGAGGAGCTGAAATCCAGCGGCCTCTACCAGCAGGTATGGCAGGCATTCTCCGTGCTGCTTCCGGTGCAGTCGGTCGGCGTCATGGGCGACAAGCGCACCTACGAAAATGTTCTGGCACTCCGGGCTGTCGAATCAACGGATGGCATGACTGCCGACTGGGCGCAACTGCCGCATGATTTCCTTGCCCGTGTTTCCAACCGAATCATCAATGAAGTGCGCGGTATCAACCGGGTGGCATACGACATCTCCTCTAAACCCCCTGCAACGATTGAGTGGGAGTGA
- a CDS encoding MauE/DoxX family redox-associated membrane protein: MASIGFPSVLITALRLILGALFILSGGEKLLDLNYFALVIAEYQILPSLLIPAAALLLSLCELLCGTMLLLDLFSRFSSSVMLCMMAIFIAAMTYNVMRGLDHDCGCFEFLSQWYGLKEEIGIGPIVRDIFFFILLLPIALRGSNRIPWKIQQG, translated from the coding sequence ATGGCCAGTATTGGCTTTCCATCCGTATTGATTACAGCCCTGAGGTTGATACTCGGTGCGTTATTCATCCTTTCGGGTGGAGAAAAACTCCTGGACCTGAACTATTTCGCGCTTGTCATAGCGGAATACCAGATTCTCCCTTCACTCCTCATCCCCGCCGCGGCACTCCTCCTCTCACTTTGTGAACTGCTCTGCGGCACCATGCTTCTCCTCGACCTCTTTTCGCGGTTCAGCTCCTCGGTCATGCTCTGCATGATGGCGATCTTCATCGCTGCCATGACTTACAATGTAATGAGGGGACTCGATCATGATTGCGGCTGCTTCGAGTTTCTTTCGCAATGGTACGGACTGAAAGAGGAGATCGGTATTGGTCCGATTGTACGCGACATCTTCTTTTTCATCCTCTTACTGCCAATCGCGCTGCGTGGAAGCAACAGGATTCCATGGAAAATACAGCAGGGATGA
- a CDS encoding class I SAM-dependent methyltransferase, protein MSDNTAGRFFAYLNWLLNPFHGLETTEVYDLIGTTSLTEHRLYLNLGYWRDVDTIDEASEALALLVAKRGGMAAGDIVLDCGYGFGDQDILWARTMKPEKIIGLNITRSQVERARMNVADAGLGRLIDLREGSATEMPIANESIDLVVSLESAFHYRSREDFFKEAYRVLRPGGRLVTADIVPTKNSDNLFRRMEQWISWSLVAGKFNIPQENYYLIPSYTSKLLSAGFVSIDIKSIRDDVYQPLHEYLSRDQTFVKKLPPVAMILAKSAFHRSAESVYAGLDYILSYAEKPEKSG, encoded by the coding sequence ATGTCAGACAACACAGCGGGTCGTTTTTTTGCATATCTGAACTGGCTTCTCAATCCGTTCCATGGATTGGAGACGACGGAAGTCTATGATCTGATTGGTACCACTTCTCTTACCGAGCACAGGCTGTATCTGAATCTTGGTTACTGGCGGGATGTGGATACCATCGATGAGGCCAGTGAAGCGCTTGCTCTTCTGGTGGCGAAACGGGGCGGCATGGCTGCAGGTGATATAGTGCTGGATTGCGGGTATGGCTTTGGCGACCAGGATATCCTCTGGGCAAGGACCATGAAACCTGAAAAAATCATCGGGCTGAATATCACAAGGTCTCAGGTGGAACGGGCGCGGATGAATGTTGCCGATGCAGGGCTCGGGAGGTTGATAGATTTAAGGGAAGGTTCTGCAACAGAGATGCCGATTGCAAATGAATCCATCGATCTGGTCGTTTCCCTGGAAAGTGCTTTTCACTACAGGAGCCGTGAGGATTTTTTCAAGGAGGCGTATCGGGTGTTGCGACCAGGAGGAAGGTTGGTGACAGCGGACATTGTGCCGACAAAAAACTCCGATAATCTTTTCAGGCGGATGGAGCAATGGATTTCATGGAGTCTTGTAGCCGGCAAATTCAATATTCCACAGGAAAACTACTATCTGATTCCGTCCTACACCAGTAAGCTCTTGAGCGCCGGCTTCGTCTCTATCGACATCAAATCAATACGCGACGATGTCTATCAGCCTCTTCATGAGTATCTGTCAAGAGATCAAACGTTTGTCAAAAAGCTGCCTCCGGTTGCCATGATTCTCGCAAAATCAGCATTTCATCGCTCTGCAGAAAGTGTCTACGCCGGCCTGGACTATATTCTCTCTTATGCTGAAAAGCCGGAGAAATCCGGGTGA
- a CDS encoding penicillin-binding protein 1A has translation MSKIFSKLLFLLFASIIAVTVTTSEVSAASKFLGLPSLEELENPNPELASLVYSEDGVLLHKFFLKNRTFIPLKSIPRSTRYALIATEDVEFYNHWGVDLRRLALVMGENIIKGRTRWHGASTITQQLAKNLYLTQERTVSRKVKELITAIELEKTYTKDEILALYLNTVYFGSGAYGIEAAAHTYFGKPAWQLTLPESASLIATLKNPTAYNPAKDPVSAVGRRNLILSLMEKEKFITPQQASVARRTPLVLHYTPVSHSGLAPYFTEYIRQTIKPASMLGNIDLYRDGLSIQTTLDSRMQNYAQLAAAEHLADLQASFDRAWRWPEALKNQMIMESERFKGYKEEGLTDQQAMARLKADTVWLNELLRSKTRIQVALVAIDPTNGHVKAWVGGNRFSPDDYKYQFDHVWQAKRQPGSTFKPFVYTAAIDKGLPSNFLVLDQPLALNSGNGIWSPRNSDGSSGGMTSLRSALSRSLNQVTVRLAYEHLTTAEIISYARRMGITSPMPSNLSIALGTAEVTPLELAGAFSTFANNGIWNEPVSILKVEDKHRRLISEYAPNHRFAIDSTTNFVMVSMLKDVINKGTGVAVRARYGFEAEAAGKTGTTQSMRDAWFAGFTPQLVAVVWTGFDDERIKFTSMEYGQGARAALPVWAGFMKRCYSDPSLKLENRYFHIPETVIAVPISNQTNTPSELLGSDVYIEYYTPKGFKYYQSHPVQHSSPPVVAPAESTGALEGAGNALPPPAPKNPGPAQAVNPAPKPKPKPAGAF, from the coding sequence TGCTCCTTCACAAGTTTTTCCTGAAAAACCGCACCTTCATCCCGCTGAAATCCATACCGCGTTCAACACGCTATGCCCTTATTGCCACTGAAGATGTGGAGTTCTACAACCACTGGGGCGTCGATCTGAGGCGACTGGCTCTGGTGATGGGTGAAAACATCATCAAGGGGAGAACCCGCTGGCACGGAGCCAGTACCATTACCCAGCAGCTGGCCAAAAACCTCTATCTGACCCAGGAGCGCACGGTCAGCCGAAAGGTGAAGGAACTGATTACCGCCATCGAACTGGAAAAAACCTATACAAAAGACGAAATTCTTGCGCTCTACCTCAATACGGTCTATTTCGGCTCGGGAGCCTACGGCATCGAGGCGGCGGCCCATACCTATTTCGGCAAACCGGCCTGGCAGCTCACTCTGCCGGAAAGCGCATCACTTATTGCCACCCTGAAAAACCCAACCGCCTATAATCCGGCAAAGGATCCGGTCAGCGCTGTCGGAAGAAGAAATCTCATTCTCTCGCTTATGGAGAAAGAGAAATTCATCACACCCCAGCAGGCTTCCGTTGCCAGAAGGACCCCGCTTGTACTGCACTATACACCGGTAAGTCATTCAGGTCTTGCGCCATACTTTACCGAGTATATCCGTCAGACCATCAAACCGGCCTCGATGCTCGGCAACATCGACCTCTATCGCGACGGGCTCTCCATTCAGACCACCCTCGACAGCCGTATGCAGAACTATGCCCAGCTGGCTGCAGCAGAACACCTTGCTGATCTGCAGGCCTCATTTGACCGTGCATGGAGATGGCCTGAAGCGCTGAAGAACCAGATGATCATGGAGAGCGAGCGCTTCAAAGGCTACAAGGAGGAGGGACTTACCGACCAGCAGGCAATGGCCAGACTCAAAGCCGACACGGTATGGCTCAACGAACTGCTGAGATCCAAAACAAGAATACAGGTGGCCCTGGTGGCTATCGACCCGACCAACGGCCATGTCAAGGCGTGGGTTGGCGGCAACAGGTTCTCTCCCGATGACTACAAATATCAGTTCGACCATGTCTGGCAGGCAAAACGGCAGCCCGGTTCAACCTTCAAGCCTTTTGTTTATACCGCCGCTATCGACAAGGGGCTGCCATCAAACTTCCTGGTGCTCGACCAGCCGCTTGCGCTCAACAGCGGTAACGGCATCTGGTCGCCAAGAAACTCCGACGGATCATCAGGCGGCATGACCTCACTCAGAAGTGCATTGAGCCGCTCACTGAACCAGGTAACCGTCAGACTTGCCTATGAGCATCTGACAACCGCCGAAATCATAAGCTATGCAAGAAGGATGGGCATCACCTCACCAATGCCATCCAACCTCTCCATCGCACTCGGTACTGCCGAGGTCACCCCGCTTGAACTTGCAGGCGCATTCTCGACCTTTGCCAATAACGGCATCTGGAACGAACCGGTTTCAATCCTGAAGGTTGAGGACAAGCATCGCCGTCTCATATCGGAATACGCCCCGAATCACCGGTTTGCCATTGACTCGACAACCAACTTCGTCATGGTCTCGATGCTGAAGGATGTCATCAACAAGGGTACCGGTGTTGCGGTACGCGCCCGTTACGGATTTGAAGCTGAAGCTGCCGGAAAAACCGGTACGACCCAGAGCATGCGGGATGCCTGGTTTGCCGGATTTACACCCCAGCTTGTCGCTGTTGTGTGGACAGGTTTTGACGACGAGCGCATCAAGTTTACCTCCATGGAGTATGGCCAGGGCGCAAGAGCTGCGCTGCCGGTCTGGGCAGGATTTATGAAGCGCTGCTACAGCGACCCGTCACTCAAACTCGAAAACAGGTACTTCCATATTCCTGAAACGGTCATTGCCGTACCGATCTCAAACCAGACCAATACACCGTCCGAGCTTCTCGGCAGCGATGTCTACATTGAATACTACACACCGAAAGGCTTCAAATACTATCAGTCACATCCTGTTCAGCACTCCAGCCCTCCGGTCGTAGCCCCGGCAGAGTCCACCGGCGCACTGGAAGGAGCGGGAAATGCCCTGCCACCCCCGGCTCCAAAAAATCCCGGCCCTGCGCAGGCAGTAAACCCGGCCCCGAAACCGAAACCAAAACCGGCGGGAGCCTTCTGA
- a CDS encoding VF530 family protein: protein MNNHPNNPLHGVTLENILCDLVNHYGWDELYKMIEIRCFYNDPSIKSSLKFLRKTNWARVKIEELYIDLIDQEKKEM, encoded by the coding sequence ATGAATAATCACCCAAATAATCCATTGCATGGAGTAACTCTTGAAAACATACTATGTGATCTTGTAAATCACTACGGCTGGGATGAGCTCTATAAAATGATAGAAATTCGTTGTTTTTATAATGATCCAAGTATCAAGTCAAGCTTGAAATTCTTGCGAAAAACAAATTGGGCCAGGGTAAAAATTGAAGAACTCTACATAGACTTAATTGATCAGGAAAAGAAAGAAATGTAA
- a CDS encoding VOC family protein, whose translation MDKQSKNTICLWYEGDAEGAAEFYAKTFPDSSVGAVHLAPGDFPSGKKGDVLTVEFTVMGIPCLGLNGGPEFTHNESFSFQVATVDQAETDRYWDAIVGNGGEESVCGWCKDKWGLSWQITPIALTKAVTDSDPAAAKRAFDAMLEMKKIDIAVIEAARRG comes from the coding sequence ATGGATAAACAATCAAAAAATACGATTTGCCTTTGGTATGAAGGTGACGCCGAGGGGGCGGCGGAATTTTATGCAAAGACCTTTCCGGATTCATCGGTTGGTGCGGTGCACCTCGCGCCGGGAGACTTTCCGTCCGGAAAAAAAGGAGATGTCTTGACGGTCGAGTTTACGGTGATGGGAATTCCCTGCCTCGGGCTTAATGGTGGACCCGAATTCACGCACAATGAATCATTCTCGTTTCAGGTTGCAACCGTTGACCAGGCTGAAACTGATCGTTACTGGGACGCAATTGTCGGCAATGGCGGCGAAGAGAGTGTGTGCGGGTGGTGCAAGGATAAATGGGGCTTGTCCTGGCAGATTACGCCGATCGCACTGACTAAAGCGGTAACCGATTCCGACCCCGCCGCCGCCAAGCGCGCGTTTGATGCGATGTTGGAGATGAAAAAGATCGACATCGCAGTAATCGAGGCGGCGCGGCGCGGTTGA
- a CDS encoding outer membrane protein → MKKRVLIVSLLGAGMLSATPTASAVTPYVRASGGVGLMNNVEYRFTAQDKVETDKMHTGAAVEGAFGIKTGRIRVEAAAGYQSNQVDQFTLKGTGYGVNNGLTSTPESGDEKWTYSIQSYMVNGFADFNAESKISPFVMAGIGMANIQNKEKYPADATGVTVTGTSNGVFAWQVGAGVGVKATDNVTIDLEYRYFAASNAEGFAADRVVDISTSNILLGVRYGF, encoded by the coding sequence ATGAAAAAGAGAGTTCTCATTGTATCACTTTTGGGTGCTGGTATGCTTTCGGCTACTCCTACAGCATCAGCAGTGACTCCTTACGTCCGGGCTTCCGGTGGCGTTGGACTGATGAACAATGTCGAGTATAGATTTACGGCGCAGGATAAGGTTGAGACCGATAAAATGCATACCGGTGCCGCAGTTGAAGGGGCATTCGGCATCAAAACAGGAAGAATCCGTGTTGAAGCCGCAGCTGGATATCAGTCAAACCAGGTTGACCAGTTCACCCTGAAGGGCACGGGTTACGGCGTAAATAACGGCCTAACCAGCACACCGGAATCCGGCGATGAAAAATGGACCTACTCCATTCAATCATATATGGTTAATGGATTCGCGGATTTCAATGCTGAGAGCAAAATCTCTCCTTTCGTGATGGCGGGTATCGGCATGGCAAATATTCAGAATAAAGAGAAGTATCCTGCTGATGCTACCGGGGTAACGGTAACCGGCACATCCAATGGCGTTTTTGCATGGCAGGTCGGCGCAGGTGTCGGCGTTAAAGCAACTGATAACGTCACGATAGACCTTGAGTACCGCTATTTTGCAGCGTCAAACGCAGAAGGATTTGCGGCTGACCGGGTAGTCGATATTTCAACAAGTAATATCCTGCTCGGGGTACGCTACGGGTTCTAA
- a CDS encoding CPBP family intramembrane glutamic endopeptidase, with protein sequence MNNEQSSLKRKPSVWLGMLLYFGYLAIFFSTWAINGVDYNRIGENAETTKLWYAFPTLFGCSFLVVAISILGWWRIVLFDKSKSGPQWIWILPVAMTLIILNNFLGMPSGKLSPELLLWSTLGAVGVGFGEEMITRGSMIVGLRSRFSEGRVWLISTLLFSALHVPNVIFGLPMSSMPIQVLLTFIMGSGFYVMRRMSGTLILPMVLHGLWDSSLFLNVATGGEASAVQFAVYPLAIACLIGVLLKNRNTELES encoded by the coding sequence ATGAACAACGAACAGAGCTCATTGAAACGCAAGCCCTCCGTATGGTTGGGGATGTTGCTGTATTTTGGTTATCTCGCCATTTTCTTCTCCACATGGGCAATCAATGGAGTCGATTACAACCGTATCGGTGAGAATGCAGAAACGACGAAGCTGTGGTATGCTTTTCCTACCTTGTTTGGATGCTCTTTTCTGGTGGTTGCCATCAGCATACTGGGTTGGTGGCGCATTGTTCTGTTCGACAAATCGAAGTCAGGCCCACAATGGATCTGGATTCTGCCCGTTGCGATGACCCTCATCATTCTGAACAACTTCCTGGGGATGCCGTCTGGCAAGCTTTCGCCTGAGCTGCTTTTGTGGTCGACGTTGGGAGCCGTGGGAGTCGGGTTCGGCGAAGAGATGATCACACGGGGAAGCATGATTGTGGGATTGAGAAGCCGTTTCAGCGAAGGCAGGGTTTGGCTCATCAGCACCTTGCTGTTCTCTGCGCTTCATGTTCCCAACGTGATCTTCGGATTGCCGATGTCGTCAATGCCCATTCAGGTGCTACTGACTTTCATCATGGGAAGTGGCTTTTATGTCATGCGCCGCATGTCCGGAACTTTGATTTTGCCGATGGTTCTTCATGGGCTTTGGGACAGTTCGTTGTTTTTGAATGTCGCTACGGGAGGAGAGGCTTCCGCTGTTCAATTCGCAGTCTATCCGCTGGCGATTGCCTGTTTGATCGGGGTGTTGCTGAAAAACCGGAATACGGAGTTGGAGTCGTAG
- a CDS encoding rhodanese-like domain-containing protein, which yields MPGKLLQGTLVASILLLSIVSPALSPLHAAAPSALAKEESGELTLAATKAIFDTHSACFVDARSEYAYYKLHIKGATSLSSSRFDEQYPDFRKKQALETPIVVYCAEVNCGKARHVAKKLRKNGYRNVRVFSGGLIEWSQARFPVEG from the coding sequence ATGCCTGGAAAACTATTACAGGGAACGCTTGTCGCTTCGATTCTTTTGCTTTCAATCGTATCGCCTGCCCTGTCGCCTCTTCATGCAGCAGCACCGTCAGCGCTTGCGAAAGAAGAGAGCGGCGAACTCACTCTCGCAGCCACGAAAGCCATTTTTGACACGCATTCGGCATGCTTTGTTGATGCTCGTTCCGAGTATGCATATTACAAATTGCATATAAAAGGAGCCACTTCTCTTTCTTCCAGCAGATTTGACGAGCAGTACCCTGATTTCAGAAAAAAACAGGCCCTTGAAACCCCTATTGTGGTCTATTGCGCTGAGGTCAATTGCGGCAAAGCCCGGCATGTTGCCAAAAAGCTCAGGAAAAACGGTTACAGGAATGTCAGGGTTTTTTCAGGCGGTCTCATCGAATGGTCTCAAGCCCGCTTCCCCGTTGAAGGATAA
- a CDS encoding thiol-disulfide oxidoreductase DCC family protein, with protein sequence MDKSLAALPENIVIFDGVCNLCEFSVNFIFEHDTAGHFSFTPAQSPLGASLLKHFGINSSRLDTVVLVRGERAFTRSAAAIEIASRLDMPWNLLTVFQAVPEPLRDVMYDLIAQNRYQLFGKKDECMLPSDELRRRFIEQLPG encoded by the coding sequence ATGGATAAGTCCTTGGCCGCTCTTCCGGAAAACATTGTTATTTTTGACGGTGTGTGCAATCTGTGCGAATTTTCGGTGAATTTTATTTTTGAGCACGATACCGCCGGGCATTTCTCTTTCACTCCGGCCCAGTCTCCTCTTGGAGCGTCGTTACTCAAGCATTTTGGCATCAATTCTTCGCGTCTTGACACCGTCGTTCTTGTCAGGGGTGAACGCGCCTTTACCCGAAGTGCCGCTGCCATTGAAATCGCCTCCAGACTCGACATGCCATGGAATCTGCTCACCGTATTCCAGGCGGTTCCCGAACCCCTGCGGGATGTGATGTACGATCTGATAGCGCAGAACCGATATCAGCTGTTCGGGAAAAAAGATGAATGCATGTTGCCGTCCGATGAGTTGCGCAGGCGTTTTATCGAACAACTGCCGGGATAG